A window of Thermosynechococcus sp. NK55a contains these coding sequences:
- a CDS encoding STAS domain-containing protein: MRAQSSAKEALISEPLALTQSLRGTREIRDNYQVFRLTGLIDAFSESAFRKVISKCFDDGPANVILDLSKIEFIDSSGLGILVQLAKKAQERQGQLQIVTNPRVTQTVKLVRLENFLSLQPDLATAIAKISGESPSQ, translated from the coding sequence TTGCGTGCCCAGTCATCGGCAAAGGAGGCTCTCATTTCTGAACCACTTGCCCTCACCCAAAGTCTAAGGGGAACCCGTGAGATTCGCGATAACTATCAGGTTTTTCGCCTGACGGGTCTCATTGATGCATTTTCAGAGTCAGCCTTTCGCAAGGTGATTAGTAAGTGTTTTGACGATGGGCCTGCCAACGTCATCCTCGATCTTTCAAAAATTGAATTTATTGACAGCTCTGGCCTTGGCATCCTAGTCCAACTGGCCAAAAAAGCCCAGGAACGCCAGGGGCAACTACAAATTGTCACCAATCCCCGTGTCACCCAAACCGTTAAACTGGTTCGCCTAGAAAATTTCTTGTCTCTTCAGCCAGATCTGGCGACAGCGATCGCCAAAATCAGTGGCGAATCCCCCTCGCAATAA
- a CDS encoding ribonuclease III domain-containing protein, translating into MVDHVRAESQARYMDFLWEYCTETERAIFRQGRNAAADGPKRVTAKIYRQATGFEALLGYLYLTNPQRLQEIFQLLAGHIRSEVENKRPATESPSEM; encoded by the coding sequence GTGGTGGATCACGTGCGTGCCGAAAGCCAAGCCCGTTACATGGACTTTCTTTGGGAATATTGCACAGAAACTGAACGTGCCATTTTCCGCCAAGGTCGCAATGCTGCTGCCGATGGCCCCAAGCGAGTCACTGCAAAAATTTACCGCCAAGCCACTGGCTTTGAAGCCCTACTTGGGTACCTTTACCTCACCAATCCGCAACGCCTACAGGAAATTTTTCAACTCCTTGCAGGTCACATCCGCAGTGAAGTTGAAAACAAGAGACCCGCAACAGAATCCCCCAGTGAAATGTAA
- a CDS encoding ATP synthase subunit I, with the protein MVEFYQLCRELFTTTLVLMAIAFGAVWLIYGLNTALNYLLGASASLIYLRLLARSVERLGNDQKKLGKAQLLVVVVVMIVAARWQALQIIPVFLGFLTYKAALLVHLLRGILPSP; encoded by the coding sequence ATGGTGGAGTTTTACCAACTCTGTCGTGAATTATTTACGACAACCCTCGTCCTTATGGCGATCGCCTTTGGAGCGGTTTGGCTGATTTATGGCCTTAACACAGCGTTGAATTACCTTTTGGGGGCAAGTGCCAGCCTAATCTACTTGCGGCTCTTAGCCCGTAGTGTGGAGCGCCTAGGCAACGACCAGAAAAAGCTGGGAAAAGCGCAGCTTCTTGTCGTCGTGGTTGTGATGATTGTGGCAGCCCGTTGGCAAGCGCTACAGATTATTCCAGTCTTCTTGGGGTTCTTAACCTACAAAGCTGCCCTTCTGGTTCATTTGTTGCGTGGGATTTTGCCCTCTCCTTAA
- the atpB gene encoding F0F1 ATP synthase subunit A, which yields MMPLIDLWTALPLAKLEVGHHFYWYIGNLRVHGQVFITTWFVMAVLIAVAFAASRNIQRVPSGIQNLMEYALEFIRDLTKSQMGEHEYRAWVPFVGTLFLFIFVCNWSGALVPWKLIELPEGELAAPTNDINTTVALALLVSLAYFYAGLRKRGLKYFTKYIEPTPVLLPIAILEDFTKPLSLSFRLFGNILADELVVSVLVLLVPLFVPLPVMVLGLFTSAIQALVFSTLAATYIGEAMEGHGGDHEAAHS from the coding sequence ATGATGCCTTTGATAGACCTTTGGACAGCTCTTCCCCTTGCCAAGCTGGAGGTGGGACATCACTTCTACTGGTACATTGGCAATCTGAGAGTTCACGGCCAAGTCTTCATTACCACTTGGTTTGTGATGGCCGTTCTCATCGCGGTGGCCTTTGCGGCCTCGCGGAATATTCAGCGGGTACCCAGTGGTATCCAAAACCTGATGGAATACGCACTGGAATTTATCCGTGACTTGACCAAAAGTCAAATGGGTGAGCACGAGTACCGAGCTTGGGTTCCCTTCGTAGGGACACTGTTCCTGTTCATTTTTGTTTGTAACTGGTCAGGGGCACTGGTACCGTGGAAACTCATTGAACTGCCAGAAGGGGAGCTAGCAGCACCCACCAATGACATCAATACCACCGTGGCCTTGGCGTTGCTGGTCTCCTTGGCCTATTTCTATGCCGGGCTCCGCAAGCGGGGGCTGAAGTATTTCACCAAGTACATTGAGCCAACGCCCGTCCTACTTCCCATCGCCATCTTGGAAGACTTCACAAAACCTCTTTCCCTGAGCTTCCGTCTTTTTGGCAACATCTTAGCGGACGAACTGGTGGTGAGTGTCTTGGTGTTGCTGGTACCGTTGTTTGTACCCTTGCCTGTGATGGTTTTGGGCCTGTTTACCAGTGCCATTCAGGCTCTTGTGTTTTCGACCCTCGCAGCCACCTACATCGGGGAGGCGATGGAGGGTCATGGGGGTGATCACGAAGCGGCCCACTCCTAA
- the atpE gene encoding ATP synthase F0 subunit C produces MNPLIASASVLAAALAIGLASLGPGLAQGNASGQALEGIARQPEAEGKIRGTLLLSLAFMESLTIYGLVIALVLLFANPFAS; encoded by the coding sequence ATGAATCCCTTAATTGCTTCTGCTTCCGTTTTGGCTGCTGCTTTGGCAATTGGTTTGGCATCACTGGGTCCTGGGCTTGCCCAAGGGAATGCCTCTGGTCAGGCTCTAGAAGGCATTGCACGCCAACCCGAAGCAGAAGGTAAAATTCGCGGTACCTTGCTGCTGAGTTTAGCCTTCATGGAGTCCCTGACCATCTACGGTCTGGTGATTGCGCTGGTGCTCCTGTTTGCCAACCCCTTTGCATCCTAA
- a CDS encoding F0F1 ATP synthase subunit B' has product MFDFDATLPLMALQFLILTVILNALLYKPLGQALDNRDEYIRTNLQQAKERLQQATELAQQYEQELASTRRQAQALIEEAKAEAQKIATAEIAEAQQAVQAELLKLQAEIDEQKQVTLQALEGQVASLSEQLLAKLLA; this is encoded by the coding sequence ATGTTTGATTTTGATGCCACCCTACCCCTGATGGCTCTGCAATTCTTAATCTTGACCGTTATTTTGAATGCACTGCTGTACAAGCCTTTGGGTCAGGCGCTGGACAATCGGGATGAGTATATCCGAACCAACTTGCAGCAGGCTAAGGAGCGGTTGCAACAGGCCACTGAGCTGGCTCAACAATATGAGCAGGAATTGGCCAGTACCCGTCGCCAAGCCCAAGCCTTGATTGAAGAGGCCAAAGCTGAGGCACAGAAAATTGCCACCGCCGAAATTGCCGAAGCACAGCAGGCTGTGCAAGCAGAGTTACTCAAGCTTCAAGCAGAGATTGATGAGCAAAAGCAGGTGACACTGCAGGCACTGGAGGGCCAAGTTGCCAGCTTGAGTGAGCAGTTATTAGCGAAGTTACTGGCCTAG
- a CDS encoding F0F1 ATP synthase subunit B, whose protein sequence is MWVMDAVFLLATEEVGHFGINTNLLETNVINLAILIGVLVYFGRGVLGKTLGDRQKQIATAIAEAEERQKVAAARLAEAQQKLTQAKQEAQRIREEALARAKAAKEEIIAQAKREIERLKETASQDTSAATERAIAEIRERIAAMALAEAENQLKARLSQNPDLQRTLVDRSIALLGGK, encoded by the coding sequence GTGTGGGTCATGGACGCAGTATTTTTATTGGCAACGGAAGAGGTGGGGCATTTTGGCATTAACACCAATTTGCTCGAAACTAATGTGATCAACCTTGCCATCCTTATTGGGGTGTTGGTGTATTTTGGCCGCGGTGTACTTGGCAAAACCTTGGGCGATCGCCAGAAACAAATTGCCACAGCCATTGCCGAGGCAGAAGAACGCCAGAAAGTGGCGGCAGCCCGCCTCGCCGAAGCGCAGCAAAAGCTGACTCAGGCTAAACAGGAGGCACAACGCATTCGCGAGGAGGCTCTTGCCCGTGCAAAGGCTGCCAAGGAAGAAATCATTGCCCAAGCCAAGCGGGAAATTGAGCGCTTGAAGGAAACTGCTTCCCAAGATACCAGTGCTGCCACTGAGCGGGCGATCGCTGAAATTCGTGAGCGGATTGCCGCTATGGCACTGGCAGAGGCAGAAAACCAACTGAAAGCACGGTTGAGCCAAAATCCAGACCTTCAGCGCACCCTTGTTGATCGCAGTATTGCCCTACTAGGAGGCAAATGA
- the atpH gene encoding ATP synthase F1 subunit delta encodes MMQTTVRGEVVEPYAEALLSLAQAHNLIDQFQQDTQLILELLASSSELQQFLANPLIKPEAKKNVLRQLTVDKVHGYFLNFLMLLVDRRRINFLGSICEQYRALVRKLRNVALAEVTSVVELNDDQRRAVVEKVKTITGAADVELVTACDPELIGGVVIKVGSQIFDASLRGQLRRLSVTLAQAA; translated from the coding sequence ATGATGCAGACCACCGTCCGTGGTGAAGTTGTTGAACCCTATGCCGAGGCGCTGCTGTCGTTGGCGCAAGCCCACAACCTCATTGATCAGTTTCAGCAGGACACGCAATTGATTTTGGAACTGCTTGCCAGTTCCAGTGAACTGCAACAGTTTCTCGCGAATCCCCTGATTAAGCCTGAGGCCAAAAAGAATGTGCTGCGGCAGTTGACAGTGGATAAGGTGCACGGCTATTTCCTCAACTTCCTAATGTTGCTCGTGGATCGGCGGCGAATTAACTTTCTCGGTTCCATTTGTGAGCAGTACCGTGCCCTGGTGCGCAAACTCCGCAATGTGGCCTTGGCGGAAGTGACCAGTGTCGTCGAACTCAATGACGATCAACGCCGTGCAGTGGTCGAGAAGGTCAAAACCATAACCGGTGCTGCCGATGTAGAGCTTGTCACTGCCTGTGATCCTGAACTGATTGGTGGCGTGGTCATTAAAGTTGGCTCCCAAATCTTTGATGCCAGCCTGCGGGGTCAACTCCGCCGCCTCAGTGTCACCTTGGCGCAAGCCGCCTAA
- the atpA gene encoding F0F1 ATP synthase subunit alpha, with amino-acid sequence MVSIRPDEISSIIRQQIEQYEQSIKVDNVGTVLQVGDGIARVYGLDKVMASELVEFEDGTVGIALNLEEDNVGVVLMGDGLGIEEGSTVRATGKIASIPVGEAAIGRVVDALMRPIDGKGEIHTTQTRLIESPAPGIVQRKSVCEPLQTGITAIDAMIPIGRGQRELIIGDRQTGKTAVAIDTILNQKGQDVICVYVAIGQKASSVAQVVNVLRERGALDYTIVIAANASDPAALQYLAPYTGATIAEYFMYQGKHTLVVYDDLSKQAQAYRQMSLLLRRPPGREAYPGDVFYLHSRLLERAAKLNDALGGGSMTALPVVETQAGDVSAYIPTNVISITDGQIFLSSDLFNAGLRPAINAGISVSRVGSAAQIKAMKQVAGKLKLELAQFDELQAFAQFASDLDKATQNQLARGQRLREILKQPQYSPIPVEYQVATIYAGTNGYLDDIPVEAVAKFVAGLRDYLHTNKPEYGEIIRTTQKLDEKAEALLKAAIAEYKAAFSA; translated from the coding sequence ATGGTAAGTATCCGACCCGACGAAATCAGTAGCATTATTCGCCAGCAAATCGAGCAGTACGAACAGTCGATCAAAGTCGATAATGTCGGTACTGTCTTGCAGGTGGGCGATGGGATTGCCCGTGTCTATGGCCTCGACAAGGTGATGGCCTCCGAATTGGTGGAATTTGAAGATGGCACCGTGGGGATTGCCCTCAACCTCGAAGAGGATAATGTGGGGGTGGTGCTGATGGGCGATGGCCTCGGCATCGAAGAAGGCAGTACTGTGCGTGCTACTGGGAAAATTGCCTCGATTCCCGTGGGTGAAGCGGCCATTGGTCGGGTTGTGGATGCGCTGATGCGCCCCATTGATGGCAAAGGGGAGATCCACACAACGCAAACTCGCCTGATTGAATCTCCCGCACCCGGTATTGTCCAGCGCAAATCTGTGTGTGAGCCGTTGCAAACGGGGATTACCGCCATTGACGCTATGATTCCCATTGGTCGCGGTCAGCGGGAACTGATCATTGGCGATCGCCAGACAGGGAAAACGGCTGTTGCCATTGACACGATCTTGAACCAAAAGGGCCAAGACGTGATTTGCGTCTATGTAGCCATTGGTCAAAAAGCCTCCAGCGTTGCCCAAGTGGTGAACGTGCTGCGGGAGCGGGGGGCGCTGGACTACACGATTGTAATTGCCGCCAACGCCAGTGATCCAGCGGCTTTGCAGTATCTTGCCCCCTACACCGGGGCCACGATTGCTGAGTACTTCATGTACCAAGGTAAGCACACCCTCGTTGTCTATGACGACCTCTCCAAACAGGCTCAAGCCTATCGGCAAATGTCGCTACTCCTGCGTCGTCCCCCCGGTCGCGAAGCCTATCCTGGGGATGTGTTCTACTTGCACTCCCGCTTGCTAGAGCGGGCGGCCAAGCTCAACGATGCCCTTGGTGGTGGCAGCATGACAGCACTGCCGGTGGTTGAAACCCAAGCCGGTGACGTGTCTGCCTACATTCCCACCAACGTCATTTCCATTACCGACGGTCAAATCTTCCTCTCCTCTGACCTCTTCAACGCTGGCTTGCGTCCTGCCATCAACGCGGGGATTTCCGTGTCGCGGGTGGGTTCCGCTGCTCAAATCAAAGCCATGAAACAGGTGGCCGGGAAACTGAAGCTGGAGTTGGCGCAGTTTGATGAACTGCAGGCCTTTGCCCAATTTGCCTCCGACTTGGATAAAGCCACCCAAAACCAACTGGCCCGGGGTCAGCGCCTGCGGGAAATCCTCAAGCAGCCTCAATATTCGCCCATTCCTGTGGAGTACCAAGTGGCAACCATCTATGCAGGTACCAATGGCTACCTTGACGATATCCCCGTTGAGGCAGTGGCCAAGTTTGTTGCCGGTCTGCGCGATTACCTGCACACCAATAAGCCAGAATACGGTGAGATTATCCGCACCACCCAAAAACTGGATGAAAAGGCTGAAGCCCTGCTGAAGGCGGCGATCGCTGAGTACAAAGCTGCCTTTAGTGCCTAA
- a CDS encoding mannose-1-phosphate guanyltransferase produces MRVVVMAGGSGTRLRPLTCDLPKPMVPVVNRPIAEHILNLLRRHSLDDVVMTLHYLPDIVRDYFGDGNEFGVHLSYVVEEEQPLGTAGSVKNIANLLTDPFLVVSGDSITDVDLTDALRFHQQHGAPVTLILARVPQPKEFGIVFTDSDGRVRRFLEKPSAAEVFTDTVNTGIYILSPTVMDYLSSGIERDFSRDLFPLLLQADVPMYGYITDAYWCDVGSLQTYQQVQQDALYGRVHLEIQGHEVQPQIWVGHNTPLPQTVQLQAPLVLGNNCRFGAGVTLGAGTVLGDNVIIGNGSRLRSVVAWHGCFIGDDSELEHCILARYVHVDRHVTLQEGVIIGSRCVVGEEASLSQGVRIWPGKRIEAGAIVNESLIWGTTGQRYLFGQRGVAGVANVDITPEFAVRLAAAYASILEPGTSVLVSRDQRNVSRMVSHALMSGLMSVGIHVLNLEAIALPIARFAAQTLSVSGGIHVRAHPDRADQLLIEFFDHKGINLSKAKERQIETAYFREEIRRALLMDVGVMTHPNNCVAAYAQGFEKWLNTKLFYGNPAKIVIDYAYAVSGVVLPQILSKFGCDAVVLNATLHPTPLNILERQRLLRELGQVVTALSASLGVQVSANGERLTLVDNAGQVFSDQELTALMTYLTLLTHPGGTIVVPVTTSSAVEAIARQQGGHIIRSRTNPTDLMEACQHHSSVVLGGSAETGFIFPQLHPGFDAMFTIATLLELLALIGKPLTVIRQELPRVHYYHRPIRCPWLAKGSLMRHLVETHPRNHLSLIDGVKIGEPNTDHWVLILPDASEPLVHLYVNSPDAPWSEQMLQRYSRRIEEFARLEPLSDATIKM; encoded by the coding sequence GTGCGTGTCGTTGTCATGGCCGGTGGGAGTGGCACTCGCTTACGCCCCCTCACCTGCGATCTACCCAAACCCATGGTACCGGTGGTCAATCGTCCCATTGCCGAGCATATTCTCAATCTCCTGCGCCGCCATAGCCTTGATGATGTGGTCATGACATTGCACTATCTCCCCGATATCGTGCGGGACTATTTTGGCGATGGGAATGAGTTTGGGGTGCACCTGAGCTATGTCGTTGAAGAAGAGCAGCCCCTTGGCACGGCCGGTTCGGTGAAAAACATTGCCAATTTGTTAACGGATCCGTTTTTAGTAGTCAGTGGCGATAGCATTACCGATGTCGATTTAACCGATGCCCTGCGTTTTCACCAGCAGCACGGTGCTCCCGTAACCCTGATCCTTGCCCGCGTGCCTCAGCCAAAGGAGTTTGGCATTGTCTTTACTGATAGCGATGGCCGCGTGCGGCGGTTTCTCGAGAAGCCCTCAGCAGCGGAAGTCTTTACAGATACAGTCAATACGGGTATCTACATCCTCAGCCCCACAGTTATGGATTACCTTAGTAGCGGCATCGAGCGGGATTTTTCGCGGGATTTGTTCCCATTGCTGTTGCAGGCGGATGTGCCGATGTATGGCTATATCACTGATGCCTACTGGTGCGATGTCGGCAGTCTCCAAACCTACCAACAGGTGCAACAGGATGCCCTCTATGGCCGAGTGCACTTGGAAATTCAGGGGCACGAAGTTCAGCCGCAAATTTGGGTAGGCCACAACACCCCATTGCCGCAAACGGTTCAGCTACAGGCGCCACTCGTCTTGGGCAATAACTGCCGCTTTGGTGCGGGGGTCACCCTTGGGGCGGGAACGGTCTTGGGGGATAACGTGATTATTGGCAATGGCAGTCGGTTGCGTTCAGTGGTGGCTTGGCATGGCTGCTTTATTGGGGATGACAGTGAACTGGAGCATTGCATCTTAGCTCGCTATGTCCATGTTGATCGCCATGTAACACTACAGGAAGGAGTGATTATTGGCAGTCGCTGTGTGGTGGGGGAGGAAGCCAGCCTGAGTCAGGGAGTGCGGATCTGGCCAGGAAAACGTATTGAAGCGGGTGCAATTGTCAATGAAAGCCTGATCTGGGGCACAACAGGGCAGCGCTATCTCTTTGGGCAGCGGGGAGTGGCCGGCGTGGCCAATGTAGACATTACACCGGAGTTTGCCGTGCGGCTGGCGGCAGCCTATGCCTCCATTCTTGAGCCCGGAACCAGTGTGCTCGTGTCGCGAGATCAGCGAAATGTATCGCGGATGGTGTCCCATGCCCTAATGTCGGGTTTGATGTCGGTGGGGATTCATGTCCTCAATTTGGAGGCGATCGCCCTGCCGATTGCCCGGTTTGCCGCCCAAACCCTTTCAGTTAGTGGGGGAATTCATGTGCGCGCCCATCCCGATCGCGCCGATCAGCTTTTGATTGAGTTTTTTGATCACAAAGGCATCAACCTCAGTAAAGCCAAAGAGCGGCAAATCGAAACCGCCTACTTCCGCGAAGAGATTCGCCGTGCCCTACTGATGGATGTCGGTGTCATGACCCATCCCAACAACTGCGTGGCCGCCTATGCCCAAGGCTTTGAAAAGTGGCTGAATACGAAACTGTTTTATGGCAACCCCGCCAAAATTGTTATTGACTATGCCTATGCCGTTTCTGGGGTCGTCTTGCCCCAGATCCTCAGTAAGTTTGGCTGCGATGCCGTTGTTCTCAATGCCACCCTCCACCCCACTCCCCTAAATATTCTCGAGCGACAGCGCCTCCTGCGGGAACTAGGACAGGTGGTGACAGCACTTTCTGCAAGTTTAGGGGTGCAAGTCTCCGCCAATGGCGAACGGTTGACCTTGGTGGACAATGCCGGTCAGGTTTTCAGTGATCAAGAACTCACGGCCTTGATGACCTACTTGACCCTCTTGACCCATCCGGGGGGCACCATCGTGGTGCCGGTCACAACCTCTAGTGCCGTGGAGGCGATCGCCCGCCAGCAGGGAGGGCACATTATCCGCAGTCGTACCAACCCGACTGATCTCATGGAAGCCTGCCAACACCACAGCAGCGTTGTCCTAGGGGGGTCCGCAGAAACCGGTTTCATCTTCCCGCAACTGCATCCGGGATTTGATGCCATGTTTACAATCGCCACCCTGCTCGAACTGCTGGCACTGATTGGTAAGCCCCTCACAGTCATACGCCAAGAACTGCCCCGCGTCCACTACTATCACCGCCCAATTCGCTGTCCTTGGCTTGCCAAGGGGTCATTGATGCGCCACTTAGTGGAAACCCATCCCCGCAACCATTTAAGTCTCATTGATGGCGTCAAAATTGGTGAACCCAATACTGACCATTGGGTACTGATTCTGCCCGATGCCAGTGAGCCACTGGTACACCTCTACGTGAATAGTCCTGATGCCCCTTGGAGTGAGCAGATGCTGCAACGCTATAGCCGCCGCATTGAAGAGTTTGCCCGCTTGGAACCTCTCTCAGATGCCACAATAAAGATGTAA
- the nblS gene encoding two-component system sensor histidine kinase NblS codes for MVVLKTEKTQGSLSDKLRGIVRWWSEFKIQTRLMATATLVVSIIMSGLTFWAVNTIQTNAHLNDTRYGRDLGLLLAADVAPLVAKGDTAAVAEFSRKFYERSASIRYILYADPDGEIYYGLPYSAPQVESALTLRRRIQLPETYRASQEPLVRQHQTPNGLVADVFVPLTFNGENLGVVALGINPNPTFIASANLTRDLTIAVFVSLWIMVILGGVFNALTITQPIKELVQGVKNIAAGNFKQRIHLPFGGELGELITSFNDMAERLASYEAQNIEELQAEKAKLDTLVSTIADGAILLDTDMRIILVNPTAQRLFNWEGMNVIGQNALDCFPAPVCEKLTCPLYKASRGESEGGEFRVTLQEPSSRSVRILLTTVMDVQREKPKGIAITIQDITREVELNEAKAQLISNVSHELRTPLFNIKSIIETIQEYGSSLSEKEQQEFLETANHETDRLTRLVNDFLDISRLESGRPYQFGSVQMAQVIDQIMRTYQLNAANKSITLTAEVENPLPPVWGNYDLLIGALTNLVGNALKFTPENGRVTIRAYVWHPPSDPEQERVRIEVADTGMGIAPEDQPRVFERFFRVENRVHTLEGTGLGLAIVQDIIHKHNTQIHLVSELGVGSTFWFDLAIDESALIDNPHGTAETALPPA; via the coding sequence ATGGTGGTTTTGAAAACGGAGAAAACCCAAGGGAGCTTGAGCGATAAATTGCGGGGAATTGTCCGTTGGTGGTCAGAATTCAAGATTCAAACCCGCCTCATGGCCACAGCAACCCTCGTGGTCTCCATCATCATGAGTGGCCTCACCTTCTGGGCGGTGAACACGATTCAAACCAATGCCCACCTCAATGACACCCGCTATGGTCGCGATTTAGGGTTACTCCTAGCCGCTGATGTGGCGCCCCTTGTGGCCAAAGGGGATACCGCCGCTGTTGCTGAATTTTCCCGCAAATTCTATGAGCGCAGTGCCAGTATTCGCTACATCCTCTATGCGGATCCCGACGGAGAAATTTACTATGGCCTGCCCTACTCTGCCCCCCAAGTGGAAAGTGCCCTGACGTTGCGCCGCCGTATTCAACTGCCAGAGACCTACCGTGCTAGCCAAGAACCCCTCGTGCGCCAACACCAAACCCCCAATGGTCTAGTTGCCGATGTCTTTGTTCCCTTAACCTTCAATGGCGAAAACTTAGGGGTTGTTGCCCTGGGGATTAACCCAAACCCAACATTCATTGCTTCTGCCAATCTCACGCGGGATCTCACGATCGCTGTCTTTGTCTCCCTCTGGATCATGGTGATCTTGGGGGGGGTCTTCAATGCCCTCACCATTACCCAACCCATTAAAGAATTGGTGCAGGGGGTGAAAAACATTGCAGCGGGGAATTTTAAGCAACGTATTCACCTGCCCTTTGGCGGTGAACTGGGGGAGTTGATCACCAGCTTTAATGACATGGCTGAGCGCCTCGCCTCCTACGAGGCCCAAAACATTGAAGAACTCCAAGCCGAGAAAGCCAAACTGGATACCTTGGTGTCCACGATTGCAGATGGAGCAATTCTGTTAGATACCGACATGCGGATTATTCTTGTCAACCCCACAGCGCAGCGTCTTTTCAATTGGGAGGGGATGAACGTCATTGGCCAAAATGCCCTGGACTGCTTTCCAGCACCGGTGTGCGAAAAACTCACCTGTCCCCTTTACAAGGCCTCTCGCGGAGAGTCAGAAGGGGGAGAATTTCGGGTGACGCTGCAAGAACCTAGCTCGCGATCAGTACGGATTCTGCTGACAACGGTTATGGATGTGCAGCGGGAAAAGCCCAAAGGCATTGCGATTACGATTCAGGACATTACCCGGGAAGTGGAACTCAACGAAGCCAAAGCGCAATTGATTAGCAATGTTTCCCATGAGTTGCGGACACCTCTATTCAATATCAAATCAATCATCGAAACGATTCAAGAGTACGGCAGCAGCCTCAGCGAAAAAGAGCAACAGGAATTCCTAGAAACCGCTAACCACGAGACCGATCGCCTGACTCGCCTTGTCAATGATTTTCTCGATATTTCCCGCCTCGAATCGGGTCGCCCCTATCAGTTTGGCTCCGTACAGATGGCGCAGGTGATTGATCAGATCATGCGCACCTACCAACTCAATGCGGCCAATAAGTCCATTACCCTAACTGCCGAGGTGGAAAACCCCCTGCCACCGGTTTGGGGCAACTACGATCTGCTCATTGGTGCGCTCACTAACTTGGTGGGCAATGCTTTGAAATTTACACCCGAAAATGGACGGGTAACGATTCGTGCCTATGTCTGGCATCCCCCCAGCGATCCAGAGCAGGAACGGGTCCGCATTGAAGTGGCGGACACGGGTATGGGGATTGCCCCAGAGGATCAGCCCCGTGTTTTTGAACGCTTTTTCCGCGTCGAGAATCGCGTGCATACCCTAGAGGGGACGGGTCTGGGGTTGGCCATTGTCCAAGATATTATCCACAAGCACAATACGCAAATTCATTTAGTTAGTGAATTGGGGGTCGGTAGTACCTTTTGGTTTGATTTGGCCATTGATGAATCCGCCCTCATTGATAACCCTCATGGCACCGCTGAAACGGCGCTGCCCCCCGCTTAA